The following coding sequences lie in one Niabella agricola genomic window:
- a CDS encoding prephenate dehydratase, which translates to MTKGTTQADTVHMAIQGYEGSFHQEAANLFFKRKVTVECCDTFKEVIAAAKDPNRTDGCLMAIENSIAGSILPNYNLLQASDLQIAGEVYMQINQNLLVNHDVELEDIKEVHSHTMALQQCYEYLDQFRWKLVDSEDTALSARHIAQHKARHIAAIASKLAAELYGLKIIAPRIQTLKNNYTRFLVLRRKEDLKEGIDGNKASINFHTDHSKGSLARVLSIIAKEEVNLTKLQSFPIPGTEFRYQFHADMEFEQISDFEKVMAKIKPVTTGLKIYGIYKRGSWK; encoded by the coding sequence ATGACAAAGGGAACAACGCAGGCAGATACCGTGCATATGGCCATTCAGGGTTATGAGGGAAGTTTTCACCAGGAAGCAGCCAACCTGTTCTTTAAAAGAAAGGTAACTGTGGAGTGTTGCGACACCTTTAAGGAAGTGATTGCCGCGGCTAAAGATCCCAACCGTACAGACGGCTGCCTGATGGCAATCGAGAACTCCATCGCAGGCAGCATTCTTCCCAATTATAATTTATTGCAGGCGAGTGATCTGCAGATTGCAGGTGAAGTATATATGCAGATTAACCAGAATTTGCTGGTAAACCATGATGTAGAACTGGAAGATATCAAGGAAGTACATTCCCATACCATGGCCCTGCAGCAATGCTATGAATACCTCGACCAGTTTCGCTGGAAGCTGGTCGATTCGGAAGACACCGCGTTAAGCGCCCGGCATATCGCGCAGCACAAGGCCCGCCATATTGCCGCAATTGCCAGCAAACTGGCTGCGGAGCTTTACGGACTAAAGATTATTGCCCCCAGGATTCAAACATTAAAAAATAATTATACCCGCTTTCTGGTACTGCGCCGGAAAGAGGACCTGAAAGAAGGGATTGATGGTAACAAAGCATCTATTAACTTTCATACCGATCATTCCAAGGGAAGTTTGGCCCGGGTGCTGTCCATTATCGCAAAGGAAGAGGTAAACCTGACCAAACTTCAGAGTTTCCCCATCCCGGGAACCGAATTCCGGTACCAGTTTCATGCAGATATGGAATTTGAGCAGATCAGTGATTTTGAAAAAGTGATGGCAAAGATCAAACCTGTGACCACCGGTTTAAAAATTTACGGCATTTATAAAAGAGGTTCATGGAAATAG
- a CDS encoding DedA family protein: MIELLNSFSWTDLLQPQWYIENGGLWLLLFVVFAETGLFAGFFLPGDTLLFIAGIYAHKIGEGAAAEPGLTYQFLKLFNLGHIQNEWLDLFVLWALISLCGILGNMVGYWTGRKVGPAMYHWKENFFFKRRYLEQAHDFYEKHGGGAIIVARFLPFIRTFAPIIAGIVGMNRAKFTFYNIVGCVAWVFSMLFAGHFLQKWLMSAFQFDLKQHLEYIVLGIVVVTTAPVVLKLMSGKKKAKEKEAAEAAKKALDATAENVE; the protein is encoded by the coding sequence ATGATCGAACTTTTAAACAGCTTTAGCTGGACGGATTTGTTACAACCGCAATGGTATATTGAGAATGGCGGTTTATGGCTTTTACTTTTCGTGGTGTTTGCAGAAACCGGTCTGTTTGCCGGTTTTTTTCTCCCGGGTGATACGCTTTTGTTTATTGCAGGAATTTATGCCCACAAGATTGGCGAAGGTGCCGCTGCGGAACCGGGGCTGACGTACCAGTTTTTAAAACTGTTTAATTTAGGACATATTCAAAATGAATGGCTGGATCTGTTTGTGCTGTGGGCCCTGATCTCGCTTTGCGGTATCCTGGGGAATATGGTTGGATATTGGACCGGCCGTAAAGTGGGGCCGGCCATGTATCACTGGAAAGAAAACTTCTTTTTCAAACGCCGGTACCTGGAACAGGCGCACGATTTTTATGAAAAACACGGAGGGGGCGCTATTATTGTAGCACGCTTCCTGCCATTTATACGCACGTTTGCACCCATTATCGCGGGTATTGTAGGCATGAATCGGGCTAAATTTACCTTTTATAATATCGTGGGTTGTGTCGCCTGGGTGTTCTCGATGTTATTTGCCGGGCATTTCCTGCAGAAATGGCTGATGAGCGCGTTCCAGTTCGATCTGAAGCAGCACCTGGAATATATTGTGTTGGGTATTGTGGTGGTAACCACGGCGCCGGTAGTTCTGAAGCTGATGAGCGGAAAGAAAAAGGCGAAGGAAAAAGAAGCGGCTGAAGCTGCAAAAAAGGCGCTGGATGCAACAGCCGAGAATGTTGAATAA
- a CDS encoding pyridoxal phosphate-dependent aminotransferase, whose amino-acid sequence MEIAKRLQGVGEYYFSKKLREIDELNRQGKHIINLGIGSPDLPPHPEVIRTLQEEAEKSNVHGYQNYKGSPVLREAFAGWYQRWYGVELNPETEVLPLIGSKEGIMHLCMTYLNEGDAALVPNPGYPTYRSNVTIAGGVCIDYELKETNDYQPDLEAIAAKDLSKVKLMFVNYPQMPTGQQPDLEVFRKLIAFAKKHGILLVHDNPYSFILNEHPVSILSIDGAREVAVELNSLSKSHNMAGWRVGVLCGAAERINEVLRFKSNMDSGMFLPLQLAAATALSLGGDWYEEVNAVYSARREKVYNLLDLLGCSYSKKQVGLFVWAAIPEGYKDGYELADAVLYNANVFITPGGIFGNAGDRYIRISLCGSVQRFEEAITRIAAQITKIRS is encoded by the coding sequence ATGGAAATAGCAAAAAGATTACAGGGAGTAGGAGAATACTATTTCTCCAAAAAGCTGAGAGAGATCGACGAGCTGAACAGGCAAGGTAAGCATATCATCAACCTGGGCATCGGCAGCCCCGACCTGCCCCCGCACCCCGAAGTGATCCGTACGCTTCAGGAAGAAGCCGAGAAATCCAATGTACACGGGTACCAGAATTATAAAGGCAGTCCGGTGTTACGCGAAGCATTTGCCGGCTGGTACCAGCGTTGGTATGGTGTGGAACTGAATCCTGAAACGGAGGTATTGCCGCTGATCGGCAGCAAGGAAGGAATCATGCATCTTTGCATGACCTACCTGAACGAAGGTGACGCTGCCCTGGTACCCAATCCCGGCTATCCCACCTACCGGAGTAATGTAACAATTGCCGGCGGGGTTTGCATTGACTACGAATTAAAAGAAACAAATGACTATCAGCCGGACCTGGAAGCGATCGCAGCGAAAGACCTCTCGAAGGTTAAGCTGATGTTTGTAAATTATCCGCAGATGCCAACGGGGCAGCAGCCGGATCTGGAAGTATTCCGGAAGCTTATTGCCTTCGCAAAAAAACACGGGATCCTGCTGGTGCACGATAATCCCTACAGCTTTATCCTCAATGAACATCCGGTTAGTATTTTGAGCATCGATGGGGCCCGGGAGGTAGCCGTGGAGCTCAATTCGCTAAGTAAATCGCACAACATGGCCGGCTGGCGTGTGGGAGTGTTATGCGGGGCGGCTGAGCGGATTAATGAAGTCCTGCGTTTTAAAAGCAATATGGACAGCGGGATGTTCCTCCCCCTGCAGTTGGCCGCAGCAACGGCTTTGAGCCTGGGCGGCGACTGGTATGAAGAAGTGAATGCCGTTTACAGTGCAAGAAGGGAAAAAGTGTATAACCTGCTGGATCTGCTGGGATGCAGCTATTCTAAAAAGCAGGTGGGCCTGTTTGTATGGGCGGCGATCCCCGAAGGCTATAAAGATGGGTATGAACTGGCGGATGCCGTATTATATAATGCCAATGTGTTTATTACCCCGGGAGGCATCTTCGGCAATGCCGGCGACCGCTATATCCGCATCAGTTTATGCGGGTCTGTACAGCGGTTTGAAGAGGCCATCACCCGGATAGCCGCGCAGATTACAAAGATCAGAAGTTAG
- the lipB gene encoding lipoyl(octanoyl) transferase LipB gives MSYQEVWFKDMGAMRYKDAWDYQEQLLQENVAIKTALREAQDKGETSNVNHQTSNHLLFVEHPHVYTLGKSGHMENVLLSEENLAKRGIDFFRINRGGDITYHGPGQIVGYPIFDLERFYTDIGRYLRNIEEVVIRTLANYGLKGERSPGETGVWLDPSVRGRERKICAIGVRTSRWITMHGFALNVNTNLEYFNFIIPCGIQNKQVTSLQKELGRKLDMEEVKQQLRKNFEEVFEIRLRNADEI, from the coding sequence ATGAGTTATCAGGAAGTTTGGTTTAAAGATATGGGTGCCATGCGGTATAAAGATGCATGGGATTACCAGGAGCAGTTATTACAGGAAAATGTGGCTATTAAAACCGCGCTGCGTGAGGCGCAGGATAAGGGCGAAACATCAAATGTCAACCATCAAACCTCAAACCATTTATTGTTTGTAGAGCATCCGCATGTATACACGCTCGGTAAGAGCGGGCATATGGAAAACGTGCTTCTGAGCGAAGAAAACCTGGCAAAAAGGGGGATTGATTTTTTCCGGATCAACCGGGGAGGGGATATTACCTACCACGGACCGGGACAGATCGTGGGCTATCCCATCTTTGACCTGGAGCGGTTTTATACCGATATCGGCCGCTACCTGCGCAATATTGAAGAAGTAGTAATCCGCACACTTGCCAATTATGGCCTCAAGGGGGAACGGTCGCCGGGAGAAACCGGCGTATGGCTGGATCCATCTGTAAGAGGCCGTGAGCGGAAGATCTGCGCCATAGGGGTACGCACCAGCCGGTGGATTACCATGCATGGTTTTGCGTTGAATGTGAACACCAACCTTGAATATTTTAATTTCATCATCCCCTGCGGCATCCAGAACAAACAGGTTACATCCTTGCAGAAAGAACTGGGCCGAAAGCTGGATATGGAAGAAGTAAAGCAGCAGCTAAGGAAAAATTTCGAGGAGGTATTTGAGATCCGGCTCCGGAATGCAGATGAAATATAA
- a CDS encoding DUF6624 domain-containing protein: MKLFHNFPIKFHMKRDASIFYLFPALSLLWLAVGCTHGRPGAMLSKTKAAPSLMDQLAAIDYEDQRYRQEIEPVINAEPMDSAKLKTLFKKIHRADSINLLAIRHILDHEGWPDPKQVGIEGSVTVWAVLQHADLKTREQYLDMVTQAVTDKKLEPKYRGYLEDRIAGDKGMKQRYGTQQFLISKHKTVLAPLLDPDKVDSWRKEVGMEPLLDHLKRSIDSSWTWDQYYRDLPEGEAILKKKKEYFDAHKALQP, from the coding sequence ATGAAACTGTTTCATAACTTTCCCATTAAATTCCATATGAAAAGAGATGCATCCATTTTTTATTTATTCCCGGCTCTTTCGCTTTTATGGCTTGCAGTTGGGTGCACACATGGCAGGCCGGGAGCAATGCTTTCCAAAACCAAAGCAGCCCCTTCACTGATGGATCAGTTGGCGGCCATTGATTATGAGGATCAGCGATACCGCCAGGAAATTGAACCGGTCATCAATGCGGAGCCAATGGATTCTGCAAAGCTCAAAACCCTCTTTAAAAAGATACACCGGGCAGATTCCATCAACCTGCTCGCTATCCGCCATATCCTGGATCATGAAGGCTGGCCCGATCCAAAGCAGGTTGGCATTGAGGGCTCTGTCACGGTTTGGGCGGTACTTCAGCATGCGGATCTGAAAACACGGGAGCAATACCTGGATATGGTAACGCAGGCAGTAACTGACAAAAAACTGGAGCCGAAATATCGGGGCTACCTGGAAGACAGGATTGCAGGGGATAAAGGTATGAAACAGCGATATGGTACCCAGCAATTTCTTATCAGCAAACATAAAACGGTGCTGGCCCCGCTCCTTGATCCCGACAAGGTTGATTCCTGGCGAAAGGAGGTCGGCATGGAGCCTTTACTGGATCATTTAAAACGGTCTATAGACTCCTCGTGGACCTGGGACCAATACTACCGGGACCTGCCGGAGGGTGAAGCCATATTGAAAAAGAAAAAGGAATATTTTGACGCGCATAAGGCACTTCAGCCATGA
- a CDS encoding OmpA family protein, which yields MNHSKTALLALAICSFGSARAQVSETHPYKAPHAIYGPASVTDSQYYSKKKQQQFRDFVNGRTDFPPKPRDMWEIGIKGGLFSINGDVRSEMISPGFGAHIRKSLGHTLSLRLEYMYGIAKGQDWRPSSGYKFTGMYNPWYYRYQRNSVLPGGSVWNPINFPKVYYNYKTTVQELSLQLIANLHNIRFYKPQTGATFYVLGGVGVTTWDGRVNAMHEVKGDEESAAYDYSKITATTKKDVLKQLKDLQDDMYDTPIEADPSIRYSHLFAGSIAPSVTGGMGLALRLSPRFNIALEDRVIYNGSDLLDGQRWTDQGTLTPDKDFMNYLTLGINYNIGSKKRRVEPLYWLNPLNYAYGELRRVPEIVLPDSDGDGVTDQFDQEQTPAGCPVDTHGVSRDTDGDGVPDCKDKELVTPTYCQPVDADGVGKCPCPDDCKIKEPECAALLGALPSVAFKANSNTLTADAAASLAVVASKLRANPNCKVVVVGYCAATKKQQQLSWDHVNKVITHLQEKEGISGDRFIFSSGQEGGDCNTVDIRAAAPGEDGPNTVAPPHPNLRKK from the coding sequence ATGAACCATTCCAAAACCGCTCTTCTGGCCCTGGCTATCTGCTCATTTGGCAGTGCGCGCGCACAGGTTAGCGAAACCCATCCTTACAAAGCCCCCCATGCGATTTACGGGCCGGCTTCTGTAACCGACTCTCAATACTATTCGAAGAAAAAGCAGCAGCAGTTCCGCGATTTTGTAAATGGCCGGACCGACTTTCCTCCAAAGCCCCGGGATATGTGGGAAATTGGTATTAAGGGAGGCTTGTTCAGTATAAACGGGGATGTTCGTTCTGAAATGATCAGCCCGGGTTTTGGCGCACATATCCGCAAATCACTGGGACATACCCTGTCTTTGCGACTGGAATACATGTATGGCATTGCCAAGGGACAGGACTGGCGTCCTTCTTCCGGGTATAAATTTACAGGCATGTATAACCCATGGTATTACCGTTACCAGCGAAACAGCGTACTGCCCGGCGGTAGTGTTTGGAACCCGATTAATTTCCCCAAGGTATATTACAACTACAAAACCACGGTACAGGAGCTGAGCCTGCAACTGATTGCCAATCTTCATAACATTCGCTTTTACAAGCCCCAGACTGGTGCTACCTTCTATGTATTGGGAGGTGTAGGTGTTACTACCTGGGATGGCCGTGTAAATGCTATGCATGAAGTAAAAGGTGATGAAGAAAGCGCTGCTTATGACTACAGCAAAATTACAGCTACCACTAAGAAAGACGTTCTGAAACAGTTGAAAGATCTGCAGGACGATATGTATGACACGCCGATCGAAGCGGATCCGAGCATTCGTTACTCGCACCTGTTTGCCGGTTCTATTGCACCGTCTGTTACAGGAGGTATGGGGCTGGCGCTCCGTTTAAGCCCGCGTTTCAACATCGCCCTGGAAGACCGCGTTATCTATAACGGGTCGGACCTGCTGGATGGTCAGCGCTGGACCGACCAGGGCACATTGACTCCTGATAAAGACTTCATGAACTATCTGACCCTGGGTATCAATTATAACATAGGTTCCAAGAAAAGAAGAGTTGAGCCGCTTTACTGGCTGAACCCGCTGAACTATGCGTATGGCGAACTCCGCCGTGTACCCGAGATTGTGCTGCCTGATTCGGACGGTGATGGTGTTACCGACCAATTTGACCAGGAGCAAACACCGGCAGGCTGCCCGGTTGATACACATGGTGTAAGCCGCGACACCGATGGTGACGGCGTTCCTGATTGTAAAGATAAAGAACTGGTTACGCCGACTTACTGCCAGCCGGTTGATGCAGATGGCGTTGGTAAATGCCCCTGCCCTGATGATTGTAAAATTAAAGAACCAGAGTGTGCTGCCCTGCTGGGCGCGTTACCGAGTGTAGCATTCAAAGCAAACTCTAATACGCTTACTGCCGATGCTGCCGCTTCTTTAGCTGTTGTTGCTTCTAAATTAAGAGCAAACCCCAACTGTAAAGTGGTTGTAGTGGGCTACTGCGCTGCTACCAAGAAACAACAACAATTAAGCTGGGATCACGTAAATAAAGTGATCACACACTTACAGGAAAAAGAAGGTATCAGCGGAGACCGTTTTATCTTCTCTTCCGGTCAGGAAGGTGGCGACTGCAACACGGTAGATATCCGTGCAGCTGCACCGGGTGAAGACGGCCCCAACACGGTAGCTCCTCCACATCCCAACCTTCGCAAAAAATAG
- a CDS encoding RluA family pseudouridine synthase, translating into MKLNETEALDDFPASADGNDELYQKFVYRTDKGQEPFRIDKYLMNRIEGATRNKIQQAIRNHMVLVDGKEVKPNYKLKGAQEIVVYTDIAPDENEIVPENIPLNIAYEDAAVLIINKAPGMVVHPGSGNPNGTLINAVAYHLQQQNAAINEETLPRFGMVHRIDKNTSGLLVLAKTEKAMRSLAKQFFDHTVSRKYIALVWGDMEADEGTIIAHVGRNLRFRKLFEAYPEGDHGKEAITHYKVLERFGYVTLVQCILETGRTHQIRVHMKYIGHPLFNDDFYGGDKIVKGTVYAKYKQFVDNCFELCPRQALHAKTLGFVHPDTGEEILFNSALPQDMEAVIEKWRKYTNRA; encoded by the coding sequence ATGAAGCTGAATGAAACAGAAGCGCTGGATGATTTTCCGGCAAGTGCGGATGGCAACGACGAACTGTACCAGAAGTTTGTATACCGGACCGATAAGGGACAGGAACCCTTTCGGATCGATAAATATTTAATGAACCGGATCGAAGGTGCTACCCGGAACAAGATCCAGCAGGCGATCCGCAACCATATGGTACTGGTAGACGGCAAAGAGGTAAAGCCCAATTATAAATTGAAAGGCGCCCAGGAAATTGTGGTGTATACCGATATCGCTCCGGATGAAAACGAGATCGTTCCGGAAAATATTCCTTTGAATATTGCCTATGAGGATGCCGCCGTTTTGATTATTAATAAGGCTCCCGGCATGGTAGTGCATCCCGGATCGGGCAATCCCAATGGCACACTGATCAATGCCGTAGCTTATCATTTGCAACAACAAAACGCGGCCATCAACGAAGAGACCCTTCCTCGTTTTGGTATGGTACACCGTATTGATAAGAATACCAGCGGGCTCCTGGTGCTTGCGAAAACCGAAAAGGCTATGCGCTCGCTTGCAAAACAGTTTTTTGATCATACCGTAAGCCGGAAATACATTGCGCTGGTTTGGGGGGATATGGAAGCCGATGAAGGCACCATTATCGCTCATGTGGGCCGCAATCTCCGGTTCCGTAAGCTCTTTGAAGCCTATCCTGAGGGCGACCACGGCAAGGAAGCCATCACTCATTATAAAGTACTGGAACGCTTTGGTTATGTAACCCTGGTGCAATGCATTTTGGAAACGGGCCGTACCCATCAGATCCGTGTGCATATGAAATACATTGGTCATCCGCTCTTTAATGACGACTTTTACGGGGGCGACAAGATTGTAAAAGGTACGGTGTATGCCAAGTACAAGCAATTTGTAGACAATTGTTTTGAGCTTTGTCCCCGGCAGGCGCTACATGCTAAAACATTGGGCTTCGTACATCCCGATACCGGTGAAGAAATACTGTTTAACAGTGCACTGCCGCAGGATATGGAAGCGGTAATTGAGAAGTGGCGGAAGTATACCAATCGTGCTTAA
- a CDS encoding glycoside hydrolase family 3 N-terminal domain-containing protein gives MKFIVTAFTMLATSATLLAQKNIYHKDWIDFNKNGHKDHYEDPAAPLEERVKDLLAQMTIDEKTCQTATLYGFGRVLKDEQPTAGWKNEVWKDGIANIDEMLNGLARNKKAQTKYSYPFSAHATAINNVQRWFVEETRLGIPVDFTNEGIHGLNHDHATAFPAPIGIGSSWNRRLIRQMGQIVGQEAKALGYTNVYAPILDVARDQRWGRVVETYGEEPYLIGQLGTEMAGGIQENGVASTLKHFAVYSIPKGGRDGNARTDPHVAPREMHQLFLYPFRKVIESAHPMGIMSSYNDWDGVPITASSYFLTELLRHQYGFNGYVVSDSRAVEFVSEKHHVAKDYKEAVKMVLEAGLNVRTEFDTPETFIGPLRELVKEGALSMETLNQRVTEVLRVKFRLGLFDHPYVHDPKAADRIVATKESEAVALQLNREALVLLKNAAPQGQTQPLLPLSINQYKKILVTGPLADEKSHAISRYGPSNKEVISVWEGIRSYVGDKAAVQYVKGCDVADATWPESEIIETPLTEAETAAINKAVEAAAQSDVVIAVVGEDDKRVGESLSRTGLNLPGRQLKLLQELKRTGKPIVMVLVNGQPLTINWENRYLDAILEAWFPGPQGGTAVAEALFGAYNPGGKLTITFPKTTGQIELNFPFKPASHAGQPGDGPNGYGRTAVVGSLYSFGYGLSYTRFEYSNLRVSPEKGKTQSEIRVAVDIKNTGGVKGDEVVQLYVKDRVSSVTTYESVLRGFERISLNPGAVKTVHFKLTPGDLSILDKDMHFVVEPGTFDIMIGSSSEDIRLKKSIELE, from the coding sequence ATGAAATTTATTGTTACGGCTTTTACGATGCTGGCAACATCCGCCACGCTGCTTGCTCAGAAGAATATTTACCATAAGGATTGGATCGATTTTAATAAGAACGGGCATAAAGATCATTATGAAGACCCTGCAGCCCCCCTTGAGGAAAGGGTAAAGGACTTGCTGGCACAGATGACCATCGACGAAAAAACCTGCCAGACGGCCACCCTGTATGGTTTTGGAAGGGTTTTGAAAGATGAGCAGCCCACTGCCGGTTGGAAGAATGAAGTATGGAAGGATGGAATTGCCAATATTGATGAAATGCTGAACGGGCTGGCCCGGAATAAAAAAGCGCAAACAAAATACTCATACCCGTTTAGTGCACACGCAACAGCTATTAACAATGTGCAGCGCTGGTTTGTAGAAGAAACCCGGCTGGGTATACCGGTAGATTTTACTAATGAAGGCATACATGGTCTGAACCACGATCACGCCACAGCATTCCCGGCACCAATCGGGATCGGGTCCTCCTGGAACAGGCGCCTGATTCGCCAGATGGGACAAATCGTAGGACAGGAAGCAAAAGCCCTTGGATATACCAATGTATATGCCCCCATCCTGGATGTAGCCCGCGATCAGCGTTGGGGAAGGGTAGTGGAAACCTATGGTGAGGAGCCGTATTTAATTGGACAACTGGGTACGGAAATGGCCGGGGGGATCCAGGAAAACGGAGTGGCATCTACGTTAAAACATTTTGCAGTATACAGCATTCCCAAGGGCGGGCGCGATGGTAATGCCCGCACCGATCCGCATGTGGCTCCCCGGGAAATGCATCAGTTGTTCCTGTATCCCTTCAGGAAAGTGATCGAAAGTGCACACCCGATGGGCATCATGAGCAGTTACAACGATTGGGACGGCGTGCCCATTACCGCCAGTTCCTATTTTTTAACGGAGTTGCTGCGGCATCAATATGGATTTAACGGTTATGTGGTGTCAGACAGCAGGGCCGTGGAATTCGTATCGGAAAAGCACCACGTGGCAAAGGATTATAAAGAGGCCGTAAAGATGGTGCTGGAAGCAGGATTAAATGTACGTACCGAATTTGATACGCCGGAAACTTTTATAGGCCCATTGCGCGAACTGGTAAAGGAAGGAGCGCTGTCGATGGAAACCCTTAACCAGCGGGTGACGGAAGTATTGCGGGTGAAATTTAGATTGGGCTTGTTTGATCATCCCTATGTGCACGATCCAAAGGCGGCAGATCGTATCGTGGCCACAAAGGAATCGGAAGCTGTGGCATTGCAGCTGAACCGGGAGGCACTGGTATTGCTTAAAAATGCGGCACCCCAGGGACAAACACAGCCCTTGCTGCCCCTTTCCATCAACCAGTATAAAAAGATCCTGGTGACCGGGCCGCTGGCCGATGAAAAAAGTCATGCCATCAGTCGCTACGGCCCCTCCAATAAAGAAGTGATCTCTGTATGGGAGGGCATCCGGAGCTATGTAGGCGATAAAGCCGCGGTACAATATGTAAAGGGATGCGATGTAGCCGATGCTACCTGGCCCGAAAGTGAGATCATTGAAACTCCGCTTACAGAAGCCGAGACTGCCGCCATCAATAAAGCAGTAGAGGCAGCAGCACAAAGTGATGTGGTGATTGCCGTGGTTGGGGAAGATGATAAGCGGGTGGGTGAGAGTCTTTCGCGTACGGGGCTGAACCTGCCGGGAAGGCAATTAAAGCTGTTGCAGGAGCTGAAGAGAACAGGCAAACCCATCGTGATGGTGCTGGTCAATGGTCAGCCGCTTACCATCAACTGGGAAAACCGTTACCTGGATGCGATCCTGGAGGCCTGGTTCCCGGGCCCGCAGGGCGGAACGGCTGTGGCTGAGGCCCTTTTTGGAGCGTATAATCCCGGGGGAAAGCTCACCATAACCTTTCCCAAAACCACCGGTCAGATAGAATTGAATTTTCCGTTTAAACCCGCATCACATGCCGGGCAGCCAGGTGACGGCCCCAATGGCTACGGTCGCACGGCGGTGGTAGGTTCATTGTATTCTTTCGGCTACGGATTAAGCTATACCCGTTTTGAATATTCCAATTTGCGGGTATCACCGGAGAAAGGCAAAACTCAATCGGAGATCCGGGTGGCGGTGGATATAAAAAACACCGGGGGGGTAAAAGGCGATGAAGTAGTGCAATTATACGTAAAAGACCGAGTAAGCAGTGTAACCACTTATGAGTCGGTGCTGCGGGGATTTGAACGCATATCGTTAAACCCTGGAGCCGTAAAAACCGTTCATTTCAAATTAACGCCCGGCGATCTTTCCATCCTGGATAAGGATATGCATTTCGTAGTGGAGCCCGGCACGTTCGATATCATGATCGGCAGCTCTTCGGAGGATATCCGGCTTAAAAAAAGCATTGAACTGGAATAA